A window of Halobellus ruber genomic DNA:
GCTACGACGTCGGTCAACTCAAGTGGAAGCCACCACGGGAGTTCCGCAGTTTCACGTACAGTCAGTCTGGCTTCAAGCTCGACAAGAAGGGCGGTCAGACTGTCCTGTCACTCTCGAAACTCACAGACATACCGATTCGGCTCCACCGCGCCATCCCCGACGACGCCGCGCTCAAACAGGTCACGCTCAAGAAGGAACCGACGGGCGAGTGGTTCGCCACCTTCGGCGTCGAAATGGACCGTGAACCGCCCGAACCGCCGGAGAATCCCAAAAAATGTGTCGGTATCGACGTGGGGATTCTCAAGTACGCCCACGACACGGATGGGACGGCGGTCGGGTCGCTTGACCTCTCGGACGAACGCGAGCGGTTGGAACGCGAACAGCGGTCCCTCTCGCGGAAGGAACACGGGTCGAACAACTGGGAGAAACAACGGCAACGAGTCGCGGAGTGTCACGCAGCCCTCCGACGGAAGCGCCGTGACTTTCTCCACAAGCTCTCGAACTACTACGCTCGGGAGTATGACCTCGTGGCGGTCGAAGACCTGAACGTGAAGAGGATGATGGAATCGCCGTCAAACAGCCGCAACACGGCGTCGGCGGCGTGGCGAACGTTCCTCTCGTTGCTTGAATACAAGTGCGATCGAGAGGGGGCACACTTCGTTGCCGTGAACCCGAGAGGGACGACCAAGGAGTGCGCGTCGTGCGGTGTTTCAACCGAAAAGCCGTTATGGGTCCGTGAACACTCCTGTCCTGCGTGTGGGTTTGAGGCGGACAGGGACGCGAACGCGGCGTGGAACATCCTTTCTCGCGGCCTCGAAGATGTAGGAGTGGGACACTCCGAATCAACGTCTGTGGAGACTTCGCTCCCTGTGGATACATCCGTATCTGCAAAGCGCGTCGTAGAAGCAGGAAGCCCTACCCTCAAGGAGCGAACGGCATCAGCCGTGAGCGAGTAGGGTAGGGTAGTTCACTGGTGTCGCACGGATACCGTTTGCTGAGTACTGGAATCGTTGAGAAAGGTGACGTGATGGCCCCGGAAGCCCCCGCGTTCTCGACTCCCAGGACTCGCTGCGGTCCTCGTCGCTCACTGCGTTCGCTCCTGCGGTCCTTGCTTCGTCCGGGTTCGTCGAGAACGCGGCCCCTTCCAGTCCCGCCCGACGGTGGACTTCTCGGCCGGCATCGTTTACCGGACGAGCCGCGGGCGACGCCCGTCGGCTGGCCGACCGCGAAGCAATAGCGGTTTACTCACCCCGACCCGACCCGTAGCCGTGTCCCGTTCGCTCCTCCCCGCGGAGGCCCGCCGCGGTCTGCGCGACGTCGCGCCCATCCTGCTCGGGGTGGCGCCGTTCGCCCTCGTCGCCGGTGCGACCGCCGTCGACGCCGGGTTGTCGCCGCTCCAGGCCGCCGGGCTCTCGGTGATCGTCTTCGCCGGCGCGTCGCAGCTGGCAGCGATCGAGTTGCTCGGCGACAACGCCGAACTCCTGGTCGTGCTCGCCACCGGCGTGGTGATCAACCTCCGGATGCTGATGTACTCCGCGTCGATCGCGCCGCACTTCCGGCCGTTCCGTTCGCGGTGGAAGGCGCTCTGTTCGTACGTCCTCACCGACCAGGCGTACGCGCTGTCGGTGACGCGGTACACCGGCACCGACGACCTCGACTCCACGGCCCGGCGACAGTACTACCTCGCGGTCGCGGGGTCGCTGTGGGTGGTCTGGCAGCTCTGTTCGCTCGTCGGGATCGTCGTCGGCGCGCGGGTGCCGCCCGCCTGGGGCCTGGAGTTTGCGGTCCCGCTCGTCTTCCTCAGCTTGCTCGTCCCCGCCACGACGTCGTGGCCGAAACTCGTCGCGGCGGCGGTCGGCGGCGGGGTCGCCGTGGCGGGGGCGGCGCTGTCGGTCCCGCTGAATCTCGGGCTGATCGCCGGCGGGACCGCGGGCGTCGTCGCCGGCGTTCTCGCGGACGGCCGGCTCCCGAGTGACGGCGACGACGCGGACGGAGGGGCCCACTGATGGCCACCGAGTACGGCCCGGCGACGGTGTGGGGGGTGATGATCGCGCTGGGCGTTGCGACGTTCGGCATCCGCGCGTCGTTCGTCCACCTGTTCGGCCGGATCGACGAGGTCCCCGACCGGGTGACGAACGCGCTGCGGTTCGTCCCGCCGGCGGTGTTTGCCGCGCTCACCCTCCCCGCGATCGTCGCCCCCGAGGGGGCGATCGCGATCGTCGGCAACGAGCGGGTGGCGGCGGCGGTCGTCGCGGCGGCGGTGGCGTGGTTCGTCGACGACATCCTCGCGACTATTCTCGCCGGAATGGCCGCCTTCTGGGCGCTCCGGTTCGGGTTCTGATACTGTCGGTTATAACTACGTGAAGATTTTCGACACCCCGGGGTGTCGAAACCCGTCACGGGACTATAGCCGACAGTATGATGCGTTTCCGGGGGCAGTCGTTCCCGCCCGTTCCGAACCGGTCGCTTCGGACAGATACGGCGACAGCGCGGGGTTCCCGGAAACGCCCGACGCCGCTATCTGTGCTTTTATACCGTTGCGCCGACCCATACACCACGTGGAGGTGACATAGTGGCCACCACGGGCGGGCCGAACCTCATCGGGATCGTGGCCGCGATCATCGGGATCGGGGTAATCGCACAGATCCTCTCGGACCGGTTCCGGATCCCGAGCGTGGTGTTCCTCATCACGGCGGGCGTCCTCCTCGGACCGGAGGTGCTCGGCGTCGTCGGTCCAAACTCCTTCGGGAACGCCCTCGGCGCGATCGTGGGGCTCTCGGTCGCGATCATCGTCTTCGAGGGGGCCTTTCACCTCCGGATCGACGACCTCCGGAGCGCGCCGGGAGCGACCCTCAAACTGATTACGGTTGGGGCCGCGATCGCCCTGGTCGGCACGGCCGTCGCGGTCCGGTTCCTGCTCGGCGCGGCGTGGGACGTGTCGTTCCTGATCGGCGCGCTTCTCGTCGCAACCGGCCCGACCGTAGTCACCCCGATCCTCGAGGTGGTGCCCGCCCGCGACCGCGTCGAGACCGCCCTGGAGACCGAGGGGATCGTCAACGACGTCACGGCGGCGATCCTCGCGGTCGTCGTCTTCGAGGCGGTCAGTCTCGGGAACAGCTCCCTCACGGAACTCCTGACGCTCTTCACCGAACGGCTCGGGATCGGGATCCTGGTCGGCGGCGTCGTCGGCGCTATTCTGTACTATGCGCTCCAGTACATCGACCTCTCGCCGGGGAGCGCCCCCCGAAACGCCCGGCTGCTCGTGCTCGCCGGTGCGCTCGTTGCTTACGGCGCCGCCGACACCATCGCGACCGAGGCGGGGATCGCCGCCGTCGCCACCGCGGGGGTGTTGCTCGGGAACCTCGGAGTCCCCTACGAGGAGGAGATCTCCGCGTTCAAAGGCGACGTGACCCTGATCGTGCTGTCGTTCGTCTTCATCGCGCTGGCGGCGCTGCT
This region includes:
- a CDS encoding RNA-guided endonuclease InsQ/TnpB family protein, producing the protein MYYAYKYRLNPSDAHREELDRHRDICRQLYNHTLYRLNEYQDEHGELPSMTTLRSELPDLKQWWDGLSDVYSKVLQTVVERLFDNLRGLSKLKDNGYDVGQLKWKPPREFRSFTYSQSGFKLDKKGGQTVLSLSKLTDIPIRLHRAIPDDAALKQVTLKKEPTGEWFATFGVEMDREPPEPPENPKKCVGIDVGILKYAHDTDGTAVGSLDLSDERERLEREQRSLSRKEHGSNNWEKQRQRVAECHAALRRKRRDFLHKLSNYYAREYDLVAVEDLNVKRMMESPSNSRNTASAAWRTFLSLLEYKCDREGAHFVAVNPRGTTKECASCGVSTEKPLWVREHSCPACGFEADRDANAAWNILSRGLEDVGVGHSESTSVETSLPVDTSVSAKRVVEAGSPTLKERTASAVSE
- a CDS encoding AzlC family ABC transporter permease — translated: MSRSLLPAEARRGLRDVAPILLGVAPFALVAGATAVDAGLSPLQAAGLSVIVFAGASQLAAIELLGDNAELLVVLATGVVINLRMLMYSASIAPHFRPFRSRWKALCSYVLTDQAYALSVTRYTGTDDLDSTARRQYYLAVAGSLWVVWQLCSLVGIVVGARVPPAWGLEFAVPLVFLSLLVPATTSWPKLVAAAVGGGVAVAGAALSVPLNLGLIAGGTAGVVAGVLADGRLPSDGDDADGGAH
- a CDS encoding AzlD domain-containing protein; translated protein: MATEYGPATVWGVMIALGVATFGIRASFVHLFGRIDEVPDRVTNALRFVPPAVFAALTLPAIVAPEGAIAIVGNERVAAAVVAAAVAWFVDDILATILAGMAAFWALRFGF